The following DNA comes from Chryseobacterium gallinarum.
CTCTCTGAAAAATACAGTTTTACTAAAGAAGGGCAGGGGATATACCGCTTATCTTTAAGAAGCTTTGATTTTGCGGTCGATAAAGAAGATCCGGCCTATAAAAAATTCAGTATTTTTCTTGATCAGATGATGGATACACTTGAAAAGGAAAACATCGAAAACCTGATTATTGATTTAAGAGGAAACACAGGCGGCACAGGAGCCTTGTATGAGAAAGTTTTTTCTTACCTTACTGCAAGGCCATTCCGGGACAGTCAATATGCCTATACAAAATTTAATGAAGTACCCATGGAGGAAAAACTGGTGATCACTCCTCTTTTTCTGTCTAATGGAGTACATGATAAACAAGGATTAAATGCTTATCTGAAGCAGCTGTATCCGAAAGCTGTTCAGGGAAAATATTATTGGGCGGATGATAAGAATCCCTCAATTTTACCTGCGGAAAAAACTTTTAAAGGCCAGATTTACCTGTTAACAGATCAACGTGTAGCCTCGGCAGCATCACACCTTGCCTCATTGATCAAATCCTACACGAATGCCATTGTTATTGGGAAAGAAACAGTAGGAGGGTATTACGAGCACAACGGACATCTTCCTCTTGTATATGAGCTCCCTAATACCGGGATTCAGACCGGTTTTTCCATTGTTCATGTTATCCAGGATGCCCAAAGTCTTCCGGATCAGAAAAAAGGGCAGGGGATTATTCCCCATATTGAAGTTTATCAGTCTGATCAGGAATTTTTAGAACAAACAGATGTCTATCTGAAGAAAGTTTCTGAACTTATGAAAAAGTAAAAGAATAAGATAACGGGGTCTTGCTGTTTGCCGGTGAGATCCCTGTCAATTTTAGCAGTATTATAGTGGAAGGAATCATTTAATCAATGACTTCAGAATACTTGAACGCTACTATATAAAGTCGTAGAATTACTACAAAATTTCAGATTAGGATTGAAAAATTTTCAGAATCTAATTGTCCACTCTATATTTGTGTTACCATCATATAATTACAAAATAGTATTAATCATCAATAAGCAGATTGAAATCCAATCCTATAGGACTTAAAGTGATCATTTGATTGGAATCAATTATTGGCTTAGAATTAAATACCCTTCATTGAATATGAAAAAAATATTTTCTGAACTTAAAGGCTTTGTTATCTATAGTCCGGAGCTTTTAACGCAATATTTACAGGAACATCATCTTCCGGGCAATAATATCCTGAAATATTTTGTAGAGAATGAACATGGAGACGAAATTACCAAAGCAGGGATTGCTATCCCCGTTATAGGAGTGGAAGAAGACTATTACTCCTTCCGGATCTCAACTCAAGGAGAACATATTTTAAATGATCATGAGATAGCTACCCAGTCAGAAGGCTGGATTTTTCAAAGTGCCAGTCATGAGGTGAAAATTGTAGGAATCGGCTACCTTAAAGATATATCTTCCATTAATGAAGAAAATAGCATCACCTTGCCTTTAGAAAATGGCTGGTTCTCTTTACAAATACTTGCCGGCAACAAAGACGGGGAAAGACTCTTTGAACTCCATATGCAGAGACACGAAGAAAAACCGGAATTTAAAGGTGATGTTAGCACAGAGTATTACTATGGATAAAGAAATTAGATTAACAGAATATTTTAATAATAATGAATTGTTTTCTAAACAATTGATGTTTAGAACTTCATCCGGAACAGATGTTCATATTATAAAAAGAAAATAAAAGGAACATTTTTTTCTTGATAAAATATTTTGTCAGTAATAAAAAACTTTCTATATTTGCACCACTGAAAACGACGATATAGTCGCACTTCAGGAGAGTTGGCAGAGTGGTCGATTGCGGCAGTCTTGAAAACTGTTGACTGTAACAGGTCCGGGGGTTCGAATCCCTCACTCTCCGCAATAATAAAATGAAAACCTACTGATGGCAGTAGGTTTTTACTTTTTAAGATTTTCCCTATATCCAACTTTTGCGCTTGATCCTTGATCTCCCATTAACAAATATTTTAATTTTAGTTATGTATAAATCTTGTAAAACTGCCTTTAACAGGTTGGTTTATTACGTTATTATTCTATTTGTTCAAATTGTTGAAAAATTTTACTAGTATAAGATTCTGTGGCCGTCAAGTTTTATAATCTCACTATTGGCCATTTTTCTTACGGTCCTGATAACAGTCTCTACCCTTAACCCGGTAAGGTCAGCAATTTGCTGGCGGGTAAGTTCTATCGGAAAAGAATGCCGGCAGTCATCATCATGATAACTCTTGAGATAATCCAGTAACCCTTTCAGACGTTGAGCTGCATCAGATGACGCCATATTGTTCACCATTAAAATATTGTAATATAATCTTTGTGACAGGCACATATTCATTTCCAGTGAAAGATCGGGTTTTTTCTTTAGCATATCCATAAAATTATTTTTAGACATTCTCACTACTTCTGTTGTCTGTAAACTTATGGCATTGATAGGAGAGAGCTTTTCGATAAAAAGTAACGGATCCCCAAAACTTTGATTTTTTCCTAAAATATTCTGGATAAACTCTTTTCCGTTTTCATTATAGATATTTAGTTTTACCCTCCCGCTGATAATCTGGAAATAATATTGTGGGTATTCACCTTCCCTGAAAATAAGATCTTTAGCACTATAGATAACATTTTCGCCTCCAAATGAATGAAGAATACTCTCATCGATATTCATACAACTTACCGTTTTTTTCATAGACTAATTTTTCCTGAAAAGTAGGAATAAGCTTTCAAAAAAAATAATAAATAATTCAATCTTTCCGCTATGGATATTTTTAATCATAAATATGATGTGGAATATATAGGATAAACATTTAAAAAATGCTATTTTTTGAAATATTGTGAGTATTTTTGGAGCTAAAGTACCTATAATTAATTATTGATTTTAACTTCTATGATTTTAATTGTTGATGACAATCAAAGTAATCTTTATTCATTGCAAAAATTACTTGAATCTAAAGATTTTCAGGTAGAAACAGCCAGTTCCGGGGAAGAAGCTCTTGGTAAAGCCTTGAAAAATGACTATGCCTTAATTATTCTAGATGTTCAGATGCCGGATATGGATGGTTTTGAAGTTGCTGAAACCCTGGCAGACTACAGTAAAACGAAAGAAGTTCCCATCATATTTTTATCCGCTGTCAATACAGATAAAAAATTCATAACACGGGGGTATGCCTCCGGAGCAAAAGATTATGTAACCAAACCTGTAGATCCTGAAATTCTTTTACTTAAGGTGAAG
Coding sequences within:
- a CDS encoding Crp/Fnr family transcriptional regulator encodes the protein MKKTVSCMNIDESILHSFGGENVIYSAKDLIFREGEYPQYYFQIISGRVKLNIYNENGKEFIQNILGKNQSFGDPLLFIEKLSPINAISLQTTEVVRMSKNNFMDMLKKKPDLSLEMNMCLSQRLYYNILMVNNMASSDAAQRLKGLLDYLKSYHDDDCRHSFPIELTRQQIADLTGLRVETVIRTVRKMANSEIIKLDGHRILY